A genomic segment from Juglans regia cultivar Chandler chromosome 14, Walnut 2.0, whole genome shotgun sequence encodes:
- the LOC108990095 gene encoding fasciclin-like arabinogalactan protein 12 — MMTKPGVFSLSILLLFHFHVINTSAQPTAAPVQSTTAPTPPANAPAKPATPPSTPATPPTSLAKPPIQSAKAPAQSVQVPIQKGSIDVTKILAKAHGYSVLIRLLKSTGLAAQLYGQLNNSNNGFTIFAPTDTAFSNLKPGTINSLSDLQKTQLIQFHILNSVIGLSNFQTLSNPVPTEAGDTSAGEFPLNVTTAGNQVNISTGLVNTTMGGTIYMDNHLAIYRVDSVLLPLDIFSPKPKKAAAPKPALTDSSNTTTTAESPSGGGGATTASSSTTDTDAATVNASGAVSLSTNKLLLPIGVVVVAFLVAK; from the coding sequence ATGATGACCAAACCCGGTGTCTTTTCCCTCTCAATTCTACTTCTTTTTCACTTCCATGTTATTAACACTTCAGCACAGCCCACCGCGGCTCCAGTCCAATCCACCACGGCTCCAACTCCACCTGCCAATGCTCCAGCCAAGCCGGCCACGCCCCCAAGCACTCCTGCCACGCCTCCCACCTCACTTGCCAAGCCTCCAATCCAATCTGCCAAGGCGCCTGCCCAGTCTGTCCAAGTACCTATACAAAAAGGCTCTATTGACGTCACAAAAATCCTTGCAAAGGCACACGGCTACTCAGTCCTTATCCGCCTCTTAAAAAGCACTGGATTGGCTGCGCAACTATACGGGCAACTCAACAATTCGAACAATGGCTTTACCATCTTTGCACCTACGGATACAGCATTTTCGAATCTCAAACCAGGCACTATAAACTCTCTATCTGACCTACAAAAGACCCAGCTAATACAATTTCACATCTTGAACTCCGTGATTGGTCTGTCCAACTTCCAAACTCTAAGCAATCCAGTGCCGACAGAGGCCGGTGATACTAGCGCCGGAGAATTCCCCCTAAATGTGACCACAGCCGGCAACCAAGTGAACATTTCGACCGGCCTTGTGAATACCACAATGGGTGGTACAATATATATGGATAACCACCTAGCGATATATCGAGTGGACAGTGTGCTTCTTCCACTGGACATTTTTTCTCCTAAGCCTAAAAAGGCTGCTGCCCCTAAACCAGCATTGACAGACAGCTCAAATACTACGACTACTGCAGAGAGTCCAtcaggtggtggtggtgctaCTACTGCTTCTTCTTCTACAACGGACACCGATGCTGCCACAGTAAATGCGTCTGGTGCAGTAAGCCTCAGTACAAACAAACTTTTGTTGCCCATCGGAGTTGTTGTGGTTGCATTCTTGGTGGCGAAATGA